The proteins below are encoded in one region of Exiguobacterium acetylicum:
- a CDS encoding DinB family protein has protein sequence MNAGKSMVSYHEWAMRVMLDHLDNLPKEVLIKEIKSSYPTIAKTLSHILAVDTMWIQILGKVDFQQALQDAMSQLPLTDAYTIEEFKMAFKNVSLKYQTFLNENSDLTVMIDVNNPWSGPRQTTYEEIFLHVSNHGTYHLGNITAMLRQQNETSLMMDYSLFWYEDTTVKS, from the coding sequence ATGAACGCTGGAAAATCGATGGTTTCTTATCATGAATGGGCAATGAGAGTGATGTTAGATCATCTAGATAATTTGCCGAAAGAAGTTTTAATAAAGGAGATCAAAAGCTCTTATCCTACTATTGCTAAAACCCTCAGCCATATTCTTGCTGTTGATACCATGTGGATTCAAATTCTAGGAAAAGTAGATTTTCAACAAGCATTACAGGATGCGATGAGTCAATTACCGCTTACTGATGCCTATACAATTGAAGAATTCAAAATGGCATTCAAAAATGTATCATTAAAGTATCAAACCTTCTTAAACGAAAACTCAGACCTCACTGTGATGATAGATGTAAATAATCCCTGGTCAGGTCCACGTCAAACAACCTATGAAGAAATTTTCTTACACGTATCTAACCATGGGACGTACCATTTAGGTAATATCACTGCCATGCTTAGACAACAAAATGAAACTTCACTTATGATGGATTATTCTCTTTTTTGGTATGAAGACACCACAGTTAAATCATAA
- a CDS encoding helix-turn-helix transcriptional regulator, with the protein MFKLLHRSTISASQLAEELNVSQRTIYRDIETISAAGIPITSYHGTNGGFGIIENYKWDKTFLDASSMLEVLSLVKNLSDQLNDHDLKKTVDRLSILTSEEQKNHLHIDLTHFSVNPSFLINLQKSIKESTRVCFQYISSQNE; encoded by the coding sequence ATATTTAAGCTACTTCATCGCTCTACCATTTCTGCTTCACAACTAGCTGAAGAATTAAATGTCTCTCAGAGAACAATTTATCGAGATATCGAAACCATTAGTGCAGCTGGTATTCCTATTACTTCGTACCATGGAACAAACGGTGGATTCGGTATTATAGAGAATTACAAATGGGATAAAACGTTTTTAGACGCTTCTTCTATGCTTGAGGTATTGTCTTTAGTCAAAAATTTATCGGACCAATTAAATGATCACGATCTTAAAAAGACTGTTGATCGTCTGTCCATTCTCACATCAGAAGAACAAAAGAATCATCTACATATTGATTTAACTCACTTCTCAGTCAATCCCTCTTTTTTAATCAATCTTCAAAAAAGCATTAAAGAATCAACACGCGTTTGTTTTCAGTATATTAGCTCTCAAAATGAATAG
- a CDS encoding helix-turn-helix domain-containing protein, with protein sequence MTNSKFSSDEKLQIIKMCEDGIDSIKSIASLFELSVSTLNRWRTKYRTGGCMALRN encoded by the coding sequence ATGACTAATTCTAAGTTTTCGTCAGATGAAAAACTACAAATCATTAAGATGTGTGAGGATGGAATCGACTCAATCAAATCGATTGCCTCGCTCTTCGAGCTTTCAGTTAGCACCTTAAATAGATGGAGGACAAAATATCGTACGGGCGGCTGCATGGCACTTCGTAATTGA
- a CDS encoding helix-turn-helix domain-containing protein translates to MTKGRTTTFEERVQAVMDCIQNRKDYQSIMKTHRVSYQQIYSWVRKFEKDGIDALMDRRGRQRPVEELTDTDRLALDLKRLEKENERLRMENDFLKKLEEIERRSR, encoded by the coding sequence ATGACTAAAGGTAGAACCACTACATTCGAAGAGCGTGTCCAGGCAGTCATGGACTGTATACAGAACAGAAAAGACTATCAAAGCATCATGAAGACCCATCGGGTCTCGTACCAACAAATTTATAGCTGGGTAAGAAAGTTCGAAAAGGACGGAATCGACGCACTGATGGACCGCCGCGGACGTCAGAGGCCAGTAGAAGAATTGACGGATACAGACCGTTTGGCGTTGGATCTGAAACGACTCGAGAAAGAAAATGAGCGTCTACGCATGGAGAACGATTTCTTAAAAAAGTTAGAGGAGATCGAGAGGAGGTCACGTTAA
- a CDS encoding IS3 family transposase has protein sequence MKIIEEMNEIHLSVKGIYGYRRMTLNLKRRFGRNVNAKRVRRLMHVAGIHCVIRRKRPLYIRNRPQQTAENILNRDFNAAEPNQKWVTDVSRD, from the coding sequence ATGAAAATCATCGAAGAGATGAACGAGATCCACCTTTCGGTGAAAGGAATCTATGGCTATCGCCGAATGACATTGAACCTGAAACGTCGTTTCGGAAGAAACGTTAACGCAAAGCGTGTCCGTCGCCTGATGCATGTCGCTGGTATTCACTGTGTCATACGTCGGAAACGTCCTTTGTATATTCGTAATCGTCCTCAACAGACCGCAGAGAACATTCTGAACCGTGATTTCAACGCAGCAGAGCCGAATCAAAAATGGGTGACGGATGTGTCACGGGATTGA
- a CDS encoding IS3 family transposase: MGDGCVTGLKYGASQKAYLSAILDLYDGSIRAFVLRHSNNNELIFDTLELALQGAPESRPLLHSDRGFQYTSHMFRHMTRVAGITQSMSRVGKCIDNGPMESFWGALKCESYYLHKFVEFDELRLAIQKYIYFYNEERYQQRLNGLAPLEYRAQAV; this comes from the coding sequence ATGGGTGACGGATGTGTCACGGGATTGAAGTACGGCGCCTCTCAGAAGGCATATTTGAGCGCTATTCTGGACCTATATGATGGATCCATCCGCGCCTTCGTTCTTAGGCACTCAAACAATAACGAACTCATATTCGATACACTCGAACTCGCCCTTCAAGGTGCACCCGAAAGTCGTCCATTGCTTCATAGTGATCGAGGATTCCAATATACGTCGCATATGTTTCGTCACATGACACGGGTGGCAGGCATCACACAAAGTATGTCTCGGGTTGGTAAATGTATTGATAACGGTCCGATGGAGTCTTTTTGGGGAGCGTTGAAGTGCGAAAGTTATTATCTACATAAGTTTGTGGAGTTCGACGAACTCCGACTCGCGATTCAGAAATATATTTACTTCTACAATGAAGAACGATATCAACAACGATTAAACGGCTTGGCTCCATTAGAATACAGAGCGCAAGCCGTTTGA
- a CDS encoding excalibur calcium-binding domain-containing protein, translating to MNIRKVILLVVIAIVYLLLFTITFWSLIGLLISAVGLYFYFKPRLRNPVKYPTFVVWLGVFIAFSISIYMVDRINEPQKIEAGSSTKETKMLESLKIESKELETSLKDTQLKLKEQQQETKKLKEELEREKELRLQTVESYKEEADKRTALESKLKEEETKHIAAKEKIDELEASLASREMINEDESISDEEYVDEADTEVATDLEYDPSGADRDCGDFSSAQAAQDFYIAAGGPAVDPHDLDRDNDGNACDWN from the coding sequence ATGAACATCCGAAAAGTAATATTGCTCGTCGTGATTGCTATTGTCTATCTTTTACTCTTCACTATCACCTTTTGGAGTCTCATTGGCTTGTTGATCTCAGCAGTTGGTCTATACTTTTACTTTAAACCGAGGCTTCGAAATCCAGTGAAGTACCCAACCTTTGTCGTTTGGCTAGGTGTATTCATTGCTTTTTCAATTTCTATCTACATGGTAGACCGAATAAATGAACCTCAAAAAATTGAAGCCGGATCCTCTACCAAGGAAACAAAGATGTTGGAATCATTAAAAATAGAGTCAAAGGAGTTAGAAACATCTTTAAAGGACACGCAACTTAAACTAAAAGAGCAGCAACAAGAAACGAAAAAATTGAAAGAGGAGTTAGAACGAGAAAAAGAATTACGTCTGCAAACCGTTGAAAGCTACAAGGAAGAAGCAGACAAACGTACTGCTTTAGAGAGTAAACTCAAAGAAGAAGAGACGAAACATATTGCTGCAAAAGAGAAAATCGACGAACTCGAAGCCTCTTTAGCAAGTAGAGAAATGATAAATGAAGATGAGAGTATATCTGATGAGGAATACGTTGATGAAGCAGATACAGAAGTAGCAACTGATCTTGAATACGACCCTTCTGGAGCAGATCGCGACTGTGGTGATTTTTCCAGTGCCCAAGCCGCTCAAGATTTTTATATAGCTGCCGGAGGTCCTGCAGTTGATCCCCATGATTTAGACCGCGATAATGATGGAAATGCATGTGATTGGAATTGA
- a CDS encoding 3-oxoacyl-ACP reductase: MSRIVLVTGSSSGLGATIARVLVNNGFKVVINYFKSKDAAEQLVSELGVENALALYADVTKQDDVESMMQSATAHYSQIDVVINNALVDFKFDPVAQKSFIDLQWEDYQKQLDGTIKAAFHVIQSVLPQFMERHNGSIISIGTNLYQNPVVPYHEYTTAKAGLIGFTRNLAAELGQYGINVNVVSGGLLKVTDASAVTTAEVFDFIAQLTPLKKVTRPEEVAQLVAFLASEAASGITGQNVTVDGGLTMN; this comes from the coding sequence ATGAGCAGAATAGTTTTAGTCACAGGAAGTAGCAGTGGACTTGGAGCGACGATTGCGAGGGTGTTAGTGAACAATGGATTTAAAGTGGTGATTAATTACTTCAAAAGCAAAGATGCGGCAGAACAGCTTGTAAGCGAACTAGGAGTAGAAAATGCACTTGCCCTGTATGCAGATGTTACGAAGCAGGATGATGTCGAGAGCATGATGCAATCCGCAACAGCACATTATAGTCAAATCGATGTTGTCATTAATAATGCATTAGTAGACTTCAAATTTGATCCGGTTGCTCAAAAATCGTTTATCGACTTGCAATGGGAAGATTATCAAAAGCAACTGGATGGAACGATAAAAGCGGCGTTCCACGTCATCCAGAGTGTGCTGCCACAATTTATGGAACGACATAATGGTAGTATCATCAGCATTGGAACAAACCTTTATCAAAATCCAGTCGTTCCTTATCATGAATACACAACAGCAAAAGCAGGTTTAATAGGATTTACACGAAATCTAGCCGCGGAACTAGGTCAATATGGAATCAACGTGAATGTTGTCTCCGGCGGATTGTTAAAAGTAACGGATGCTAGTGCTGTGACAACTGCTGAAGTATTCGATTTCATTGCTCAATTGACACCATTGAAAAAAGTGACGAGACCAGAAGAAGTGGCTCAACTAGTTGCCTTTTTGGCATCAGAAGCAGCATCTGGGATTACCGGTCAAAACGTAACGGTCGATGGTGGATTAACGATGAATTGA